The following DNA comes from Capsicum annuum cultivar UCD-10X-F1 chromosome 7, UCD10Xv1.1, whole genome shotgun sequence.
GTGTGCATCTCTTTCAATAGACGAGCGTTTATCAGTTTATCATCTTGAAAGCTAACGGCTATAATAAGATTGTTCCAAAATCAAAGCTTTCAAGTAAACAAACACACGTACAAAAGAACATTCAAAGCTTGATCTGCTCTAACATCAGGTAGACAATTTACAGCGATGTTATAGCTAAAACAAAGATAAATATTAAActggaaataaataggaaagagaTGTTTTATCAAGAGTCACAGAATTTCTTCATCTAAAACTGATTTCATGGTTACCCATCTTCCAGAGGcttataaggaaaaaaaaaaactgatgatATACTTATCCCCTCCTTATCTGTTAAAATCCTTCTGAATTTTGTGATAGGCGTACAAGTCATGCACTTTTCTGCATTCTCCAGGCACTATTTGATATTCTAGATGTCTTTTATATCAAATAATGCTGGTACCATGATTAGATTTCACACACCTCAACTAATACACCAACACATATACCAGGTAACTCTACCCACCTGTGCTTAGACAGACGAGAGGAAATTATCCAGTTATGCCTCTGCTGGGAATTCAATCTTGGTTTGCAAGGTTGTTACTCCAGCTCTTCGGCTGCTAGGCCATCTCCTTGATCAGTTGATCCATATTCTAAAAGTCCCTTTGTTTTTGGAAGAGAAAATAACCAATCAATGTTGAAGGAGCTATTTTCAGATGCACAAAATTCTTACGAGTTAAGCAGTTACTAATCCTGGTCAGAACATAGAAACAGGCTGTGCTTTCAACTATAGCAAGTTGTTAAAATTGAACGCAACTAAGCATTTCTGAAGGTACAGTAAGAAACAAGGTCGGAATTTtctcatttcaaaataaaaggcTGATGAATTTGGCCAAATCCGTTTTGAAGAATTCCTAGCAATTTCTGATTAAAAAGTGACTTGCAACGTGACATTGGTGAGACTATTTGGTCATTGTAGTTACAGGAACTTACCACAAATAGCAGAGACTATAAAGAAAGACTTGGTTAAACAAAAGAACAAATTACAAGAAGCGAAACAACATGGTAAATATTGATGCAACGGTTAACATGAGATGCTAAGTATTTCCAGATTCCACAAGGAAAAGTTGCTCAGTATCAAATGAGATGTGCTGGCAGCACTGACAACCTCAACAAACGTACTTGGAAAGGAAAAAACGCAGCTGGCCATGAGAACTTaatttttctttggattctaTTGCTTCACTCTCTGAAAAAGGAAACCACCTAAAATAACACTAAATGCTTTGCCCCTACAAAGAAGTATTTCATTGAGTATCTGCCTCACTGTACAGGCAGCAAGCATCAGCGTTCTTTTACCATTAGTTTAGTACCTTATCCAGAAAAAAATCTGTCACTTCTTGCCACCCAAATCAAATAACAACCTTAAGAAAAAGAAGCATTTCTTCGACAACATAGGTTATAGGTGCAACCCAGAAATACAAAAACTCACCTATCTGCAAACATAAACAAAGAACTATAGAAAAAAAGCAAAATTTAGTGTGCATTCAACAATAGCTGTCCAGTGAATGTAAAACATAACCTCATTCCAACAATTTTACACACATGTTACACCTAAGAAAGATCCGCAAGGGAAACAAAAAgattcaaaacttaaaagcaGTATGATTGTGAAGCTCAGAGTGCCACTTTTCAGAAAGGGGATGTAAAACAAAATTTAGTGTGCATTCAATAATAGTTGGCCTGTGAATGTAAACATAACATCATTCCTACAACTTTACACACGTGTTACACCTAAGAGTGATTTCCATGGAACCAAAAGATCCAAACCTTAAAAGTAGTATGATTGTGAGGCTCACAGTGCAACTATTCAAAAAGGGGAGGACCACCCTCAGACATACATTTTAGCAAACTCCATACACAATTCGTGATCCCGTACATCTCCCCAGCCTCCCCAGCCCTTGAAACCAGCCTGATATCCTGCCTGGTTCTCATATTTCTGAACATCCCAGTCTGGTTTGATATTTGCgactttatcaatttcatcaacgGCAATATTCACACTGCCATTGTCCATACAAGCTAGATTACGTTTATGACCTTGATGCAAACCACATTTTCCAAAATGAACAGCACTGGTTCTAGACCCTCGTAATGTGTACACTGGAGAACCAAATGAAGGATAAACTGTCGACCACATTGTTATATCCCAATTGTAATCATCAAAAGAGCAAAATCCTGCTGCCTTATTATGAATTTTCCTCCAAACTGTCCGGTTAAATGCATAACCCACATTGCCCATCCTTTCTGCAACTAAAGATTCCCATCGTTCTCCCCTCGACTTCACTTCAGATGGCGCTAGATTGGCAGCATAACAGTCAGGGCACTTTTTTGACTTTAACTCAGCAAGTAACTGTATATTGCGATATGCATTGGGATAAATGAAATGGTCTTCTTCTATAAAGAGAATATGACCTGCATGGTGACGAGTCTCCCCTAGCCCATTCCACACAGTATTCATCATCCACCACCAATGATGCTTCAACGAGACAATTTTCGGTGACCGGTGGTTTCCATACTGATCAGGAGTTCCCTCACAACGTTTCTCAACTGGATCATCTTTGTCTTTGCAATCTGAAAGAGATGCACCCGGAAACCTATCGGAAAAGATGTGAGGCGAGTATGGAGCAAATATTTGTTTCACTTGGCAGAACTTGATCCCTTCCACAATCTTGTTCATCTCTTCGAAATATCCATCATGACTAACAATCAGCAAAGTCTCACTAATTCCTTCCACACGAGAAAGGCTATCGATCACGATTTGAAGATACTGGGGCCGGTTATGAACATACAAAACAATAACTACACGATCTTTCGCCAACTTTGGAAACAAATCCAAGTTCCTTGGAGGTATCTGATTTTTCTTGTGCAAGCTAACTGACAACTCATTTTGCGAGAGGAGTTTTGGAATTATTGCATCAATgatttcaatattttcagtacCTTCATAAGTGTCACTATTAATCAAACTAGAAATTGTATTGGTCCTAAGAAGCACTAACAGCAAAATTACTCCTAATACAGTTATCAATACTAAAGATACTAAACGCCTAAAAGCTGAATCTTTCATTCTTCCTTTTTTACATGAAGCCATAATAACTGAACTATTGCTATAACACAACAACtctatctagaacaagaaaagAATCCAACTTGTCAAAACCTTAACAGTTATTGTCAAATAACTGACTTGAAAAACAGTAGCTTACGGATCAAAAGGAGAATCAAGAATCTTCAATATGGTCTTCAAAGTTGGATTGTAGCATACCCAAGAAGAGGATTACAAACCCCCACAGTAGTAAAATTCAACAAATAGGGgttatttgaccaatttcaaaGGCAAATAACAGGTCGAGATTGATCAAGACCAAATGAAAATCCTAACCCAggtagaataatatgaaaagtgGAATTTTGGAGAAAGATTTAGGCCAAAATATCATAGAAGAGTCAAAGAGTCAAGTCCAGAAACGACTAATGTATAACAATGAAGGAGAAAAGTCGTCAGGGCATTAGATCTTTTGGGGGTAAATCTAGAAGgggtgaaaaaaaaaatatgatgacaAGCGCGGGGTGTCGGGCGGGttgagggggtggggtggggtgaggtGGGGGTGGAGGGGGTTAATCAAGGATGATGGACAAATTGAAGTATTTTTGAAGTTAACGAAAAGAGATCACCTAATGGGATCTAATTAAAGTGATTGTTGTGGATCAACAACTTGTGCAGTTGTGGTTGTACTCGAATCACATTACAAAGTTCATTTTTGACTCAATTGGACTTCCTATCTACCCTCCTACTACCTTGTAAAGCAACGGGATTTAGAAAGttcttgtttttattaaaattaaggACGTTAGAGTATTAAAATTAAGATGTTGAACAAGAATATGTATTTAATAATATTCtaaataattttgttgttcaGAAAAGGGAGTGAGAAAGAAGGAGTTTGGCCCGATGAAGCTCTTCTTCTGAAGATCGATTTTAGTCAACGTTGGACAAATTTTTCTCCTAATCGAGTGAAGGGTGGTACTGTCTTCTAACTCAGAATGATTCCTTCTTTTTCCAACTATTCCGCTAATGAGTGAATTGGAGACCAGTTGCAATACCCAGGTGTTGGACCTACAAATTTCTAGGTTTAGTTGTCACTGTCCAGAGTACGGCTCAGTTGACGAGTCGTGAAGACTCCTCACGAGTCGTATAGTGCCAATCGTGGTCTAACCAGTGAGATAGTCCGTTGTTTTTGTTGTGGTTACGACTATGACCCTATCAGTCATAAGATAAAgtcacgagtcgtagggtgtgcCTCGTGACCAAACCAGCGGAGGTGGCCTGGGAACTACCCAGATTATGAGTCGTGGTAACGACTTGTGACTGGTCATCACGAGTCGTTACGAGACTTGTAACGACTGGAGTTATAATTCTTATGCaatttcattaagggcattgtggtctttTCCTTCTATCCCATTACTTTCCACGACTTAAAGCCTTTCCCTTAGCCCTATTTCCACAAATTGACATAACATAAACACTCCTTtctctctcaatctcccaagGTCAAGAACAAAGCTAGGATTTCATAGGGGTAATTATCTAGGCTTCCAATtgtggtttcttctccaaattcttggtattttcaggaatgtatctcttctctaacttgattttatataaaaatatgagTTTAATCAGGGTTTAtgtgaatttttgggttttgaatgatgggttgagggttttgtatGATTACTACTTGGttggttttcccatggttttgaaatagttattcatgctttatttccTGGTCTTTGGACTAAAAATTGTGCATGGGTATAGTGGATGGAAGGGGGTCGTGTCGTTCtcccaaattgatggattttggtattAGAATTGGaattaacctcaacccatttgcataattggttttgaaaacttACTttactaaactattgcattgtagTAATGGCTAAGTggataaaaatagttttgaaaggccttactggccatggattgattttaatcggaacttgggagtctaatggctAATTGATTTGGTTTGACATAATGGAATTGGTTTGCAAGCATAAtaaattggtatgacgataccattcgGTAATTGCCTTAATGGATGACTCCTTGGCTAAATGGATAGGttatgtgcaaatattttaattgggcttaaaagggaTTGTGTAGCTTGttgtgaaaggtggaggtcccagagAAACCGATAtaggaaaccacatttgccggcgTGGGGGccttggtgatcgtgtgcatagttcatactttatacatatagattttggaatagttggagcctcggtgGCTTTGGCCCTTCCTGGAATTTTTCTTGTTAGTGTGGCTAACACGTTCTGGGATcctttcaacagggggagttgaactcatatagcccgtgggtgcgcttaggacggttagagctacacagttcaggttaatggttttaaatctcatatCCTGtaccctatcccgacatcttatatatatatgcatatatgtgaacatgtactttgagatttggttttgttttggaaAGTGGCATTTGTTTATCCCTATCCCGAGTTACATGGTAGGGCTCACTCCACTAACCGTCCTAGGacgctatattgtttcataatgtagggtccgaagacacttcttttacccCTATGTAGCGTTATCGGTTGGTGTGCGTTGAAGCAGTAAGCCTTTATATTCTGAAAGACCGGACATTTTTATTGCTTTCCTCATGAGTATCCAAATCCTATAGATTTCTCTTCAGATTTTGGATTCCCTTTTTGGccatggtcgagggcatgtcccgacctaacTTAGTATTTCGATTTATAGGCTTTTGTGGAAAAGTATGGGAATGGTTATTGTTTTGGACTCCTAGTGTCCCTTTTGGTTACCTTATCTATCTTGATTATATGTTTGGTTATCTTCTGATGCAATTCATATTATGTTCTAGTTGGCTAGGCTAAGGGGGGTGGTCTCGAGTGCTTGGTGGGcttaagatacccgtcatgactaggcttgggttcggatcgtgacaaacttggtattagagcgtaGGTTCAGGGTcgttaggtgtccacaaagccatgtagAGTAGAGttccttttatgggtgtgtagcgccatacttataagggggaggctataaggtatctaggaatgtttctctttcttgtgttctatttcgagctatagagtTTAGTGTCATGAGTTCTTTCTAACTCCGAATTTGCTTGCACTTTAGATCATGCCTCTTTGAAGATCTAACGGTTGTAGAAACTTTGCTCGGACCTCTTCCCCACCTGAGGGAAATGTGGAGGGGACTTGTCCTACTTATGGAGTGCAGAACCAATTTAGGGTCCGTGCTCCTAATTATGTTGCTCCACTTAGGGTTCTGCCAGTCCCCACCAGTCCTTCTTCGGTTGGTGAaactcatgctcagtcacctcagggTGATATCTCTAATGTGAAGGTCTGTCGGTTCATTCATCTGCTTACCCAATTGGTGGCCTCTCAATCTTGTCAGTCTGGTCCTGTTGGTTCTTGTCACCCCTTCATCTGAGGTTACCTGAGTTGGGCAGTTTATGAGGTTTAATCCcctaacctttataggctctaaggttgagaaggatcctcaaagATTCgttaatgagatagagaagattttcagggtcatgcatgctactgatgtagagggtgtggagtttgcggcttataaattaaaaaatgttgCTTATTGGTGGTATGAGGAGTGTGAGAAGTTAATGGGTGATGATACTGAGCGAGCAATATGAGAGAAGCTCTCTGGTGTTTTTCTTGATCTtatctttcctcaggagttaagggaggccaaggccaaagagtttgtgaacttgaggcagggtgggatgagtgtgaaggagtatgccctgaagtttcattagttgtcTTGTTATGCTCCGGAGTTGGTGTCTAGTATGAgggatagaataaggaagtttgcttttggtttATCTTGCAACTTGGTATTGGAGTATAAGATTGCAATGTTGAACAGTGACATGGTCcagacttgtggtttatatgcaacaggtaaaggatgaaaagaagaaacaggTGGAGATTGgaaagaggcagaataaaaagttcaggtattcaaagcagggtggaggtcagcaagcttgtgggagagatggtagacagtggatCAAAAAGAAGACTTGGGGAAATTCTGGTTCATATTCTTTGGCTAGTGCTTCTTATACGAAGCCATTTGGTGATAATCAATTTCAGACTAGTTGTGGttctaaggcacagggtgcccagtctcagtcTAGTGAAGCTTAGTCATCCCCACcatatcctctttgtagattttacGGTCAGCTTCACCGAGGTTATTGTGATAAGGGGAGAAATCGGTGCTTTAGCTGTGGTTAGTTTAATCACATGCAGCAGGATTTCCCCGTGGCTAAGGTAGCCACTAGGGCTAATAAAGTTCCAGTTGCCATTTCTTCGACTTTTGCACAAAAAGGTGCTACTTTTAGTACCGACACTAGGCGAAATTgtctttatgctcttgccacccatcaagaatttgaggcatctcctgatgttgttattggtacatTAAAGATTTTCTCTTGatatgtgtattattttcttgattcggagtctaccctttcttatgtgaccccttatgtcgctgtggattttggttttggtactAAAAATATTTCTGACCCTTTCTCTGTTTCTACTTCGGTCGATGATTTTATCATGGCTAGAAAGATCTATATGGGTTGTGTGGTGTTTATCCTTTATAAAGAGACCTTGATGGATttggtagagcttgatatggtagatttcaatatgatcttagggatggattgacttcattcatgctatgcttctttgaATTGTAGGACCCGAAAAGTCAGTTTCCAATTTCCTAATAAACCGATAATTGAATGGGAAGGAAGTTCCTTAGTGCTTAAATGGATTAACTCTTATTttagagcccgaaagttgatctctaaagggtgtttgCATCACTTAattcgggttaag
Coding sequences within:
- the LOC107878105 gene encoding alpha-1,6-mannosyl-glycoprotein 2-beta-N-acetylglucosaminyltransferase, which gives rise to MASCKKGRMKDSAFRRLVSLVLITVLGVILLLVLLRTNTISSLINSDTYEGTENIEIIDAIIPKLLSQNELSVSLHKKNQIPPRNLDLFPKLAKDRVVIVLYVHNRPQYLQIVIDSLSRVEGISETLLIVSHDGYFEEMNKIVEGIKFCQVKQIFAPYSPHIFSDRFPGASLSDCKDKDDPVEKRCEGTPDQYGNHRSPKIVSLKHHWWWMMNTVWNGLGETRHHAGHILFIEEDHFIYPNAYRNIQLLAELKSKKCPDCYAANLAPSEVKSRGERWESLVAERMGNVGYAFNRTVWRKIHNKAAGFCSFDDYNWDITMWSTVYPSFGSPVYTLRGSRTSAVHFGKCGLHQGHKRNLACMDNGSVNIAVDEIDKVANIKPDWDVQKYENQAGYQAGFKGWGGWGDVRDHELCMEFAKMYV